A window of the Paenibacillus woosongensis genome harbors these coding sequences:
- a CDS encoding TatD family hydrolase — MLVDTHTHLDAEQFDEDREETISRAVEQGVTRMINIGFNRETIPTTMKLAESYDFIYAAVGWHPQDAITMKEEDLDWIAELCRHEKVVAIGEIGLDYYWDTSPKDVQHAVFRKQIGLARELGMPIVIHNRDAHEDTVRILREEKAHEVGGVMHSFSGSWETAKLCLNLGFHLSFGGPITFKNAKQPKEVLKQTPLDRLLIETDSPYLTPHPYRGKRNESAYVHLVAEAAAELKGLSFQEIAEITTRNALELFSIR; from the coding sequence ATGTTAGTGGATACACATACGCATTTGGACGCGGAGCAGTTTGACGAGGATCGCGAGGAAACGATTTCTCGCGCGGTGGAACAGGGAGTTACGCGCATGATCAACATCGGTTTTAATCGGGAAACGATTCCTACCACAATGAAGCTGGCCGAGAGCTACGACTTCATATATGCCGCCGTCGGCTGGCATCCCCAGGACGCCATCACGATGAAGGAAGAGGATTTGGACTGGATTGCTGAATTATGCCGCCATGAGAAAGTAGTTGCCATTGGAGAGATTGGTCTTGATTATTATTGGGATACTTCACCCAAGGATGTCCAGCATGCCGTATTCCGCAAGCAGATCGGGCTGGCTCGGGAGCTTGGAATGCCAATCGTCATTCATAACCGGGATGCTCATGAGGATACAGTGCGTATTTTGCGGGAAGAGAAAGCCCATGAAGTCGGAGGAGTAATGCATTCGTTTTCGGGGAGCTGGGAAACGGCCAAATTATGTCTGAACTTGGGATTTCATTTGTCCTTCGGGGGCCCGATTACCTTCAAAAACGCAAAACAGCCTAAAGAGGTGTTGAAACAAACACCGCTCGACCGGTTATTGATTGAAACAGACTCCCCTTATTTGACTCCGCATCCTTATCGTGGAAAGAGAAATGAGTCCGCCTATGTCCATTTAGTGGCAGAGGCAGCCGCTGAATTAAAAGGGTTGTCCTTCCAAGAAATTGCAGAAATCACAACCCGCAATGCGCTGGAACTATTTTCCATTCGGTGA
- a CDS encoding 3D domain-containing protein: MGIFKKEETHESRSSSMSYALRWKHENLRQISVVTLLTVAAIIVILIWLNGNSKNIYLVIDGKIQEIETRKSVVNQVLDEHSIVLGQGDSISRPLESSLKKGDRIVIVRAVPVQVNVDGKTKSHLTTQSSVQGIINELGITVNPDDKITPDLSSKVTSDLQIKVVRVSKQTVQTKETVPFAVVKTSDPNLEKGQTKVLQQGSEGVVVHHIEKVYEDGNFVSKRWLSKEIETKAQDKVVAVGTKPKPEAVLAANITRTADKVDISGTTTKGGVSFKYKKVLKDVTLTAYSAEEDGIGTKTASGTRVTEGRTIAVDKNVVPMGWWVYIEGIGFRRAEDTGGAIKGNKMDVYFDSLQSAKNFGRKKGRTVYVIGPNKPELN; the protein is encoded by the coding sequence GTGGGCATTTTCAAGAAAGAAGAGACCCATGAATCACGCTCATCCAGTATGTCTTACGCATTGCGATGGAAGCATGAGAACCTACGTCAGATATCGGTCGTCACGTTGTTAACTGTTGCAGCGATCATCGTTATTCTGATTTGGCTGAACGGCAACAGCAAGAACATTTACTTGGTGATAGACGGGAAGATCCAGGAGATCGAGACCCGTAAATCTGTAGTGAATCAAGTACTGGATGAACATTCCATCGTGCTGGGCCAGGGTGATAGCATATCACGGCCGCTTGAGAGCTCCCTGAAGAAGGGGGACCGGATCGTTATCGTAAGGGCGGTTCCGGTGCAAGTCAACGTGGATGGCAAGACAAAGTCGCATCTAACGACTCAATCCAGTGTACAGGGCATTATCAACGAGCTTGGCATTACCGTAAACCCGGATGACAAGATCACTCCGGATTTAAGCAGCAAAGTTACTTCCGATCTTCAGATCAAAGTGGTGCGCGTATCCAAGCAAACAGTACAGACGAAAGAGACCGTGCCATTTGCCGTCGTCAAAACCTCGGATCCTAATTTGGAGAAGGGGCAGACGAAGGTGCTGCAGCAGGGCAGCGAAGGAGTAGTTGTACATCACATCGAAAAAGTGTATGAAGACGGAAATTTCGTATCCAAGCGTTGGCTGAGCAAAGAGATCGAGACGAAGGCTCAGGACAAGGTAGTCGCTGTAGGTACGAAGCCTAAGCCCGAGGCTGTGCTCGCCGCTAATATTACCCGCACTGCGGATAAAGTGGATATCAGTGGAACGACAACCAAAGGCGGCGTCTCATTTAAATATAAAAAAGTGCTTAAAGACGTCACACTAACCGCCTATTCCGCCGAAGAGGATGGCATCGGTACGAAGACCGCCTCCGGGACACGCGTAACGGAAGGCAGAACGATCGCCGTAGACAAGAACGTTGTTCCTATGGGCTGGTGGGTATATATCGAAGGCATTGGGTTCCGCAGAGCCGAGGATACAGGTGGCGCCATCAAGGGCAACAAAATGGACGTTTACTTCGATAGCCTGCAATCGGCGAAGAACTTCGGGCGCAAGAAGGGACGCACGGTGTATGTTATCGGTCCAAACAAACCAGAATTGAACTAA
- the rnmV gene encoding ribonuclease M5 yields MIKEVIVVEGRDDTVAVKRAVQADTIETGGSAINETVLRKIELAQERRGVIILTDPDHAGERIRKIVAGRVPGCKHAFLREADATRRGDIGVENASPEAIREALARVHTEMEAVEADDTLIDWEDLIDAGLIVHPSAAARRRLIGELLGIGYCNGKQLYKRLNVFRISREEFLAALAQLEDKGV; encoded by the coding sequence ATGATTAAAGAGGTTATTGTCGTGGAAGGGCGGGACGATACCGTTGCCGTCAAAAGGGCCGTGCAGGCCGATACGATTGAAACCGGAGGCTCGGCCATCAACGAGACCGTGCTGCGCAAGATTGAGCTGGCGCAGGAGCGGCGCGGGGTCATCATTTTGACTGATCCTGACCATGCTGGCGAGCGAATCCGCAAAATTGTCGCAGGCCGGGTACCGGGCTGCAAGCATGCTTTCCTGCGGGAGGCCGATGCTACGCGGCGCGGTGATATCGGTGTGGAGAATGCCTCTCCCGAAGCCATTCGGGAAGCGCTGGCACGTGTGCATACCGAGATGGAAGCAGTTGAGGCTGATGACACGCTCATCGATTGGGAAGACTTAATAGACGCCGGCTTGATCGTTCACCCTTCAGCCGCCGCCAGAAGGCGCTTGATCGGTGAATTGCTTGGCATCGGTTATTGCAACGGCAAGCAGCTTTACAAACGGCTTAACGTATTTCGGATTAGTCGGGAGGAGTTTCTGGCTGCGCTGGCTCAATTGGAGGACAAAGGGGTATAA